AGGTGGATCTTGAAGAGCACGGGGCGGTCGCCGTTGGCGGTGGCGCGCAGGCGGGCCACGTACTTGGCCGGCTCCCAGTACATCACCTGGCTGTCGTTCAGCGAGGTCCTGATGAGGACGGCGGGGTAGCGCTGAGGGCGGATGTTCGTGTAGGGGCAGTAGCCCTTCATGCACTCGTACAGCTCGCGGATCTTGGGATTGCCCCACTCCTCGAACTCGCCCACGGTGAGCGGCAGCGACTCGTCCAGCATGGTGTTGATGACGTCCACGAACGGCACCCGCATGATCGCGGTCCGGAACAGCTCGGGACGCATGTTGAGCACGGCGCCGATGAGCAGGCCGCCCGCACTGCCGCCCTCGATCACGAGCCGGTCGGGCGCCGTGTAGCCCCTGGCGATCAGAAACTCGGCGGCGGCGATGAAGTCGGTGAACGTGTTGGGCTTGCGCAGCATGCGACCGCTCTCGTGCCAGGCCTTGCCCAGCTCGCCGCCACCCCGCACGTGGGCCACGGCGTAGACGATGCCGCGGTCGAGCAGGCTCAGCCGCGCCGAGTTGAACGTCACCGGGAACGGGATGCCATAGGCGCCGTAGCCGGCCAGGAGCATCGGGCGCGGGGTCTCGGGCGGCGGCAGGCGATACACGAGCGAGATGGGCACGCGTGTGCCATCGGAAGCGGTGGCGTGCAAGCGCTCCGACCGGTACTGCGTCGGGTCGTACCCGCCCAGGACTTCGGTCCGCTTGCGCAGGACGAGCTGGCGCGTGGCCACGTCGTAGTCGTAGACGGAGGCCGGGGTGATGAAGGACTGGTAGCGGAAGCGGTAGAAGCCCGCGTCGAATTCCAGATTCGGCTGGGGATCGATCTCGTAAGCCGGTTCCGGAAACTGGATGTGGTGCGCCGCGCCGGGGACCCGATCCGTCACCCGCAGGCGCGTCAGGCCGTCCTCGCGCTCGTGGACCACGTAATACCTTGCGAAGACATCGACGTCGTCCAGCATGACGTCGTCGCGGTGCGGCAGCACCTCCACCCAGCGCTCGGGGCGCGGATCGTCGACCGGCGCGGTGACGAGGCGGAAGTTGCGGCGCCCGCCGCCGTTGGTCCGGATGTAGAAGCGATCGCCGCCGTGGTCGACGTAGTACTCGTGGTCCTTCTCGCGCGCCAGCAGCAGGCGCCAGGCGCCCTGCCACGCGTCGGCCGGGAGGCACCGGACCTCGGTCGTCGTGAAGCTGCCGGAGAGGGCGAAGAGGAAGGCCCGGCTGCGCGAGCGCCAGACGTGCAGCCGGAACAGCGGATCCGCCTCCTCGTAGACCAGGATGTCGTCCGCGGCCGGAGCGCCCAGCCGGTGGCGCCACAGGCGGTAGGCGCGCTTGGCCGCGTCCTCGCTCACGTAGAACAGCACCGCGGGATCGGCCGACCACGCGACCGAGGCGACCTTCTCGACCCGATCGGCTTCCAGCAGCCCGGTCTCGAGGTTCTTCAGGTAGAGCGTGTAGTCGCGGAAGCCGGTGTAGTCGATGGTGTAAGCGAGCCGGCGGCCGTCATCACTGATGGCGTAGACGCCCAGCGCGCAGAAGGCGTGGCCCTCGGCGAGCGCGTTCAGGTCGAGGGTGACTTCTTCCGGGGCGTCCTCGCCCCGCTTGCGGCAATAGATGGGGTACTGCTTCCCCGTCTCCGTACGCGAGTAGTAGAGCCACTCGCCGAACCGGTAGGGGACGCTCGCGTCGTCTTCCTTGATTCGCGCCAGCATTTCCCGGTAGAGGGCCTCCTGGAGCGGCTCCGTCGGCTTCATCACCCGCTCGGTGTGAGCGTTCTCGGCTTCCAGGTAGGCCACCACCTCGGGGTCGGTCTTCTCGCGCAGCCAGAAGTAGTCGTCCTCGAGTTGCTCGCCGTGGACGGGCGTCACGTGGGGCATCCGGCGAGCCTGCGGCGGCTGCACGTCGGCCATGGCGCCCTCAGGCGTCAAGCTTGGCAGCCAGATCGAGAAAGTCTTCGGCCACGACGTCCCACACGCCCTCGGGACGCAGATTCGTCGTCTGGCCCGGCCCGTATTCGGTGCGGCGGTGGACGAAGGCGGTCCGAAAACCCTGCTTGCTGGCCGCGGCGAGGTCGTTGTTGTGGGCGGCCACCATCAGGCACTGCGCGGGTTCGAGCCCGAGCAGCTCGGCGGTGACCAGGTAGGCTTCGGGCTGAGGCTTGTAGTGCCTGGCCACCTCGGCGCCCAGCACCGCGTCCCACGGCAGGCCGGCGTGGCGGGCCATGTTCACGATGAGGGCGACGTTGCCGTTGGACAGCGTGGCCAGGATGAACCGGCGCTTGAGCCTGGAGAGGCCGGGCACCGCATCGGGCCAGGGATCGAGACGGTGCCAGGCCCGGTTGAACGTCTCGATCTCCTCGTCGCTGAGGCCGGCGATGCCGAAATCGTCCAGCAGCCGCCCGAGGCTCTCGCGATGCAGGTCGTCCAGCTTCGTCCACGGCTGGGCGCCGCTGCGCACCCGCTCGAGCTGCGGCTGGTAGAGGCCGCGCCAGGAGTCGGCGAGCTTCGCCCAGTCGACGTGGTCCAGCCCCCTGGCCCGGCCGAGCGCCTGCCCTTCGCGGATGAGGCTGCCCCGCCAGTCGACGACCGTGCCGAATACGTCGAACGTGAGCGCCTCGATGGCGGCGGGATCGAACGCGCTCACCAGCGCTCCCAGTGGACCAGCTCGGTCAGGGGCAGGCGGCGGCGAGCCACGCTCGCCGGCGGCGCCGCGCGCGCCGGATCGACGTAGCCGAAGCCGATCACCCGGTTCACCGCGATCGTCGGCGGGATGTCCAGCAGCTTGGCCAGCTCGGCCTCCGGCACGTGGGCGGGACACGAGCCGATCCCCTCCCCCCAGGCCGCCACCATCATGTTCTGGGCGCAGCGGCCGGCGTCGTACTCGTGCCGCCCGGTCTGCACGAGGACGATGGCCACGGCGGCGTCGGCCAGCCAGCGGGCGAAGCGGCTGAGCCCGGCGATGGCGGCCAGGCGCCCGCGGTCCCGGACGACCACGAAGCGATTGGGCTCGCTGTTCTTCGAGCTGCCCGTCATGCGACCGGCCTGGAGGATGCGCTGCAGCGCCGCCTCCGGCACCGGCCTGGGCAGGAACGCCCGCTGATCGCGCTTGCCGACGACGGCCCGGTAGGCCTCCACGGCGGGCATTCTACCCCGCGCGTCGAGGGGCCGCCGCCGGGCTCACTCCTGGCGGAGCACCGCCAGGGGGGCCCGGCCGAGCAGGCGCAGCGTGGCCAGCCCGCCCACGGCGAGGGCGATGGCGGTGGCGGCCAGGGCGCCCAGCACCAGCGGCAGCGGCTCCAGCGTCCACGGCGCGTCCATGACGAACCGGTGCACCGCCCACACGAGCCCGGCGGCCAGCAGCACGCCCCCCAGACCGGCGACGGCGCCCAGGCAGGCGTACTCGACGGCGAAGGCCCGGGCGACGGCGGCGCGCGTGGCCCCGAGCGTCTTGAGAATGACCGTCTCGTACAGCCGCTGGTGGCGGGTCGCCGCCAGCGTGGAGGCCATCACGGTGAGCCCGGCGGTGATGCTGAACAGCGCCATGAGCCGCACGGCGAACCCGATCTGGTCGAGCAGGGTCGCCACCCGCTCCAGCACGGCCCGCACGGGAACCGCCGTGACGTTCGGAAACCCCGCCACCACCCTGTCTTGAAGTCCGGCTTCGGCCTCGGCGGGGACTCGGGCCGTGGCCACGTACGTCACCGGCGCGCCGTCGAGCGCACCGGGCGAGAGGATCGCGAAGAAGTTGGCGCTCAGGCTCTGCC
This sequence is a window from Candidatus Methylomirabilota bacterium. Protein-coding genes within it:
- a CDS encoding S9 family peptidase, yielding MADVQPPQARRMPHVTPVHGEQLEDDYFWLREKTDPEVVAYLEAENAHTERVMKPTEPLQEALYREMLARIKEDDASVPYRFGEWLYYSRTETGKQYPIYCRKRGEDAPEEVTLDLNALAEGHAFCALGVYAISDDGRRLAYTIDYTGFRDYTLYLKNLETGLLEADRVEKVASVAWSADPAVLFYVSEDAAKRAYRLWRHRLGAPAADDILVYEEADPLFRLHVWRSRSRAFLFALSGSFTTTEVRCLPADAWQGAWRLLLAREKDHEYYVDHGGDRFYIRTNGGGRRNFRLVTAPVDDPRPERWVEVLPHRDDVMLDDVDVFARYYVVHEREDGLTRLRVTDRVPGAAHHIQFPEPAYEIDPQPNLEFDAGFYRFRYQSFITPASVYDYDVATRQLVLRKRTEVLGGYDPTQYRSERLHATASDGTRVPISLVYRLPPPETPRPMLLAGYGAYGIPFPVTFNSARLSLLDRGIVYAVAHVRGGGELGKAWHESGRMLRKPNTFTDFIAAAEFLIARGYTAPDRLVIEGGSAGGLLIGAVLNMRPELFRTAIMRVPFVDVINTMLDESLPLTVGEFEEWGNPKIRELYECMKGYCPYTNIRPQRYPAVLIRTSLNDSQVMYWEPAKYVARLRATANGDRPVLFKIHLGAGHGGPSGRYDFLREIAFDYAFILTELRLAQSTA
- a CDS encoding haloacid dehalogenase type II, with translation MSAFDPAAIEALTFDVFGTVVDWRGSLIREGQALGRARGLDHVDWAKLADSWRGLYQPQLERVRSGAQPWTKLDDLHRESLGRLLDDFGIAGLSDEEIETFNRAWHRLDPWPDAVPGLSRLKRRFILATLSNGNVALIVNMARHAGLPWDAVLGAEVARHYKPQPEAYLVTAELLGLEPAQCLMVAAHNNDLAAASKQGFRTAFVHRRTEYGPGQTTNLRPEGVWDVVAEDFLDLAAKLDA
- a CDS encoding nitroreductase family protein, yielding MEAYRAVVGKRDQRAFLPRPVPEAALQRILQAGRMTGSSKNSEPNRFVVVRDRGRLAAIAGLSRFARWLADAAVAIVLVQTGRHEYDAGRCAQNMMVAAWGEGIGSCPAHVPEAELAKLLDIPPTIAVNRVIGFGYVDPARAAPPASVARRRLPLTELVHWERW